The Candidatus Zymogenaceae bacterium region TGTTCCTGCACGGCGACCGTCCACCCTCATATCTCTCCAACCGCCCATTTCTTCAAACTGTAACAAAACGGGTATTGTTCGTAAAGAAAAAAACGGGCGGTCCCAAATCGGAATCGCCCGCGAGGCTTTCTTATTATTCACTTACTTTCGTCAAACGGTATTATGCCAGCGTTTTGCCCAGATCAAAGGCCCGGGCCATGACATCGCTCTTTTCGGCGATCTCCCCCCGCTTTGTCACGCCGGGCACCAAAATCGTCTTGGCATGATCCACCCCGAGATATTGAAAGCTCTTCTCGAACATCTCCACCAGCGGTCCCGCCGCCTCACCGGAATCCTCTTCAAACACCACGGCGAGCACGCATGTGGTGCCTGTGATTTTTTCCCGGTTTTCTGGACAATTGAAATAGACGAAACGATCCAAGAACGCCTTCATCAGGGCCGTCGGTCCGTACCAGTAGACAGGCGTTGCGAATATAATCACATCGCTCTCGGCGATTTTCGGATACAGATCGTTCATGTCATCAGCTCGGGGACACGGCTTTCCCCGCCAACAGGCGTGGCACCCGTCACATTCACCGATCACGACATCACCGAGAAGCACCGCTTCCGTATCCGCCCCTTCGATACGTGCGCCCTCAAGAATCTTTTGGAGCAGAACATGGGTATTGCCCTTTTTTCTGGGGCTCCCCATAATACCGATAATCCGTGACAATATCGTACACCTATTTTAGAAATTGTGTGAGAACGATGCTTTTATTTGTAGAACACCGGTTACATGGAGAGTGTATCAGGGGTTGGGCGGCGAGGGGAATGCGGACATAAAAAACCCCCATCTTTTTTGTTCTCCGTCTCAGGGGGTCCGCATGAAATCAGAATGTGAAACGTGTACAGCTTGATTACCCAGAGTTCGATGGGGGTCAAATTATTCTCTAATTTGTAGATATT contains the following coding sequences:
- a CDS encoding flavodoxin family protein, whose product is MSRIIGIMGSPRKKGNTHVLLQKILEGARIEGADTEAVLLGDVVIGECDGCHACWRGKPCPRADDMNDLYPKIAESDVIIFATPVYWYGPTALMKAFLDRFVYFNCPENREKITGTTCVLAVVFEEDSGEAAGPLVEMFEKSFQYLGVDHAKTILVPGVTKRGEIAEKSDVMARAFDLGKTLA